The following DNA comes from Longimicrobium sp..
GAACGGCGCGCTCACCTGCACGCCCTGGATCATCCCCAGCGCGTCGCGCAGCATCTCCTGCGCGACCGCCGTCCCTTCCGCCGTGCCTTCCTCCTTGCCGCGGTCGCTGGCGCGGCGCATCCGCTCCAGCACCGTCTCGGGGACCACCACGCCGGGCACCTCGTTGGCCAGGAACTCGGCGTTGCGCGCCGACACCAGCGGCCAGACGCCAGCGATCACGGGGATGCGGATCCCCTCGCGGTCGATGTGCGCGACGAAGCGCTCCAGCTGGCGCAGGTCGAACACCGGCTGGGTGATGCAGTACTCCGCGCCCGCGTCGACCTTCCAGTAGAAGCGCCGCATCTCGTGCTCGAAGTCTTCGGCGCCGGGGTTCACGCCCACGCCCACCACGAACGAGGTCGGCTCGCCCAGCACGTTGCCGCCGGGGTCGAGCCCGCGGTTCAGCCGCGCCGCCAGGTTGGTCAGCCCGATGGAGTCGATGTCGAACACCGCCGTGGCGTCGGGATACGGCCCCATCTTCGGCGGGTCGCCGGTGATGAAGAGCATGTTCCTGAGCCCCAGCGCCTGCGCGCCCAGGAGGTCGCTCAGCATCCCCAGCAGATTGCGGTCGCGGCAGCAGTAGTGGATCACCGGCTCGATCCCCACGCGCTGGTGGATGAGCAGCGCCGTGGCCAGCGCCCCCATGCGGCTCTGCGCGCGCGGGCCGTCGGGCACGTTCACCCCGTCGACGCCCGCCGCCTTCAGCAGCCGCACGCCCTCCAGCATCGGCTCGGGGTTGGTCCCCCGCGGCGGCACGATTTCCACCGTGGTCAGGAACTCGCCGCGCGCGAGCTTGGCGCCCCACGCCGAGCGCTCGGCCAGCGGCACCGGCTCCATCGCCTGCCCGTCCTGTTCCGTGGCCGCCGCGAACACACGCGGCTGGGAGACGGGCGAGAGCATGCGCAGCGCGCCGCAGATGGCGGAGATGTGCTCGGGCGTGGTCCCGCAGCAGCCGCCCACGAAGCGCACGCCCTTGCGGATCATCCGCGCCGCGTAGGTGGCCATGTACTCCGGGCTGGCCATGTAGATGGTGCGCCCGTCCACGTCGCGCGGCAGCCCCGCGTTGGGCTGCATGGAGACGGGCTTCGCCGTGGCCACGACGAGGCGCTCGGCGACGTTCAGCATCGCGCTGGGGCCGACGGAGCAGTTGAGGCCCACGACGTCCGCGCCGAGCTCGTCCAGCCGCTCGACGAGCACGGCCGCCTCGGTCCCAAAGGGCGTCCGCCCGTCCTCGCGGATCACCATCTGCGCCACGACGGGGAGATCGGAGACGTCGCGGACGCCGAGGAGCGCCTGCTCGATCTCGTCCAGGTCGCTGAAGGTCTCCAGAACGAACAGGTCCACGCCGCCGGCCGCCAGCGCCGCCGCCTGCTCGCGGAAGAAGCCGCGCGCCTCGGCGGTGGACGTGGGCCCGTACGGCTCGATGCGCATCCCCAGCGGCCCCATCGCCCCGGCGACGCAGGCGCGGTCGCCGGCGGCGGAGCGGGCCACCTGCGCGGCCTTGAGGTTGATCTCCTCCAGCCGGTCCTCGAGCCCGTGGCGCGCCAGCTTGGGGCGGTTGGCGCCGTAGCTGTTCGTCTCCAGGATCTCGGCGCCGGCCTTCACGTACGCGCGGTGGATGTCGCGCACCAGGTCGGGCTGGCTGGCGTTCAGCTCGTCGTAGCAGCGGTTGATGTAGACGCCCTTGCCGTACAGCATGGTGCCCATGGCACCATCGAACAGGTGCGGGCGTCCGTCGGCCAGCAGCTCGCGAAAGTCGCGCATTGGAGTCGGGTGATGCGGGTCTAGTCGCGCGCCGCCGCGGGCGCGCTCAGTACGTGATCGCCGGAGAGAGCCGGACGTCTCCCTGCTGTGCGCCGGGCTGGATCCACAGCATCCGGCCGGCGGCATCGATCCCCAGCTCGGTCTCGCCCTTCTGCGGCGTGCAGCCGTGCGCGCCGGGATAGATCCAGCGCTCGCGCGTGTCGCGGCGCACCTGGATCATGATCGAGTCGGCCGCGACGTCGTCGAGCCCGATCTCGCCGCGGACGTGGTCCATCGCCCCCGGCGGACAGCGCGTGGGCCGCGGCCCCAGCGTGCGGAGAACGACCGTCGTGTCGGCCCGCGCCGGCAGCCCCTCCGCCAGGCGCCGCCGCCGGTGATCGGGCGAGTGGTAGACGGCCAGGGCGACGGCGACCAGGCCGAGGACCAGGATCAGCAGGGTCAGCCGCCGCGAGCCGGCCTTGTGGCGATTCAGCGCGCGGTCGATGGTGTCGTACGCGGCGGCGATGGATGCCTCCTGCGCGCGATGCGCGGGTGCGGGTGGGCGGAATTCGCGGACGCCGCCCCCGCTGCAGGATTGGGACCCTCGACCCGATCGGCCCTGCTGCCAACTTCACGCATGCCGAGCCGATCGCACGCGGCCTCGCCCTCATGGCTCTCACCCGGCTCGCTCAGGCCCGCCACCCTCTCCCGATAACGGGAGAGGGTTGGGCGCGGGCAGAGCTCTAGAGCGAAATCGAAGCTGTGACGTGTGTGACGATCATCTGCGGCTGAGGCGGCAGCCAGTTCGCTTCGAACGGCACTGTGGCCATGAGCACTTCGACCCGTTGATCGATGATGCTGTACTCGTCGGCACCTATGACCAGGCTGCCCGCCGCCGGTGGAAGTGCCGCCAGCTCCGTCTGGAAGTCTTCCACGAAGTCTTCTGCTCCGGGACCTGCGTTGTGCCCGACGTGGAGAATGATCTTCTGCGGGATCATGTCGCCTCCTTGGCATGGTCCGGGACGCCGATACCCGGGGTGAGTCCGACCACCCTCCTGCCTGCTCGCGTTTCCTGGAGTCCGCCGCGTTCCCCGCGCCTCACCCCGCCGAGAAGTACTTCGCGGCGGGGTGATGCACCACCAGCGCGGCGGTGGACTGCTCGGGGTCCAGCTGCCACGCGCTCGTCAGCCCCACGCCGATGGTCTCCGTCACCGGCAGGATGCGGAAGAGCACCTCGTGCTGCTCGATGTCGGGGCACGCCGGGTATCCCCAGCTGTAGCGCAGCCCGCGCGGCTCGCCGATCCCCAGCTCGCTGCGCACGCGGCGGTTCACGTACTCGGCCGTGCCCTCCGCCGCCTGCACGCTGAACCCGTGCAGGAAGTAGCCCTCGGTGTAGTCGCCGCTCTGGTTCCGCTTCGCGATGAAGTCGGCCGCGCGGTCGCCGCTGGTCACCACCTGCAGCGGCAGCACGTCCCGCGGGCCGCTGCCGTTCAGCGGGCGGAAGTAGTCGGCCAGCGACAGGTGCTCGCGGTCTTCCTGCCGCGGGAACGAGAAGCGCCCGATCTCCCTGGTCCGGTCCGCCGGGTCGAACACCACCACATCGTCCCCGTCCCGCCCCACCGGGAAGTAGCCGTAGATGGCGCGCGGGCGCAGCCACCCCTGCGTCCTGGCCTCCAGCGTGTAGCGCCTCAGCCGCGGCTCGAAGTCGTCGCGCACCAGGCGGTCCCACTCGTCGCCCTTCAGGTTGCGCGCGCCCCACTGCATTCGGTACAGCGTGTTGCGGTCGATGCACTCCACCACGTCGTCCACGGGGATTGCGTCCAGCACCTTCCACCCCCAGAACGGCGGCGCGGGCACCTCCGCCTCGGGTACGCCGACCTCCGCGCGCGAGGCCGGCCGCAGCTCCGCCGCGCGCGCCTTCGAGCGGGCGTACTCCTCGCTCTTGCGCAGCATCGCCTCGTTGTGGTCGCGCACCCAATCCTCGCGCTCGCCGCCCATCAGCTGGTCCATCACCGCCAGCCCCTCGAACGCGTCCTTGCAGTAG
Coding sequences within:
- a CDS encoding bifunctional homocysteine S-methyltransferase/methylenetetrahydrofolate reductase; protein product: MRDFRELLADGRPHLFDGAMGTMLYGKGVYINRCYDELNASQPDLVRDIHRAYVKAGAEILETNSYGANRPKLARHGLEDRLEEINLKAAQVARSAAGDRACVAGAMGPLGMRIEPYGPTSTAEARGFFREQAAALAAGGVDLFVLETFSDLDEIEQALLGVRDVSDLPVVAQMVIREDGRTPFGTEAAVLVERLDELGADVVGLNCSVGPSAMLNVAERLVVATAKPVSMQPNAGLPRDVDGRTIYMASPEYMATYAARMIRKGVRFVGGCCGTTPEHISAICGALRMLSPVSQPRVFAAATEQDGQAMEPVPLAERSAWGAKLARGEFLTTVEIVPPRGTNPEPMLEGVRLLKAAGVDGVNVPDGPRAQSRMGALATALLIHQRVGIEPVIHYCCRDRNLLGMLSDLLGAQALGLRNMLFITGDPPKMGPYPDATAVFDIDSIGLTNLAARLNRGLDPGGNVLGEPTSFVVGVGVNPGAEDFEHEMRRFYWKVDAGAEYCITQPVFDLRQLERFVAHIDREGIRIPVIAGVWPLVSARNAEFLANEVPGVVVPETVLERMRRASDRGKEEGTAEGTAVAQEMLRDALGMIQGVQVSAPFGRVPLALKVFEVLPGWEPEEEREAAVAGV